The Podospora bellae-mahoneyi strain CBS 112042 chromosome 7, whole genome shotgun sequence genomic sequence ACATCCGCGATTTCGTTTTTCGATTTTGGTTGGATGGTGATTAtccgtcgccgtcgtcgctGCTGCaagtaggtggtggtggtggtgatgatgagtggTGATCCGGTCGGCTTGGTGGTTTGAGGTGGGGTAACCGACGCGTCTTCTGTTCCATGCAACGCGTCGATTACCACCACGACTGCCTTCCAATACCACCAAGCCTTCTCATCActgtcatcatcgtcgtcgacgaCTTCATAAGCATCATCGTCATTGTCATCGCCATCgttcatcatccatcatgtcACTAACAATCAACAGGTGGAAAGGGTGGCAAGGGTCTCGGCAAGGGCGGTGCCAAGCGTCACAGAAAGATTCTTCGTGACAACATCCAGGGCATCACCAAGCCCGCTATCCGCCGTCTTGCTCGTCGTGGTGGTGTCAAGCGTATTTCTGCTAGTAtgttcccttctcttccacaCACTTCTCCCATCACCCATACTGACCAGTTATCCCAGTGATCTACGAGGAGACCCGTGGCGTCCTCAAGTCCTTCCTCGAGGGTGTCATTCGTGACGCCGTCACCTACACCGAGCACGCCAAGCGCAAGACCGTCACCTCTCTCGACGTTGTCTACGCCCTCAAGCGCCAAGGCCGCACTCTCTACGGTTTCGGTGGTTAAACACCTCCGCCGATCACCTATTGATAATCAAAGCGTGTTTTCTCTTTATTCGCGGTCGGTTTTTTCACAACATATTTGGCATGATGGACACACAACCAGATCAGGGATGGTGGTTATAAGCTCTGTGTTTTTTGTTCAGGCTGGCGTTTATGGAATActcgggagggaggggggaaacaTTCATGGCGATGGATGATTTGCAATACCAGGCAGAAGAACGAATGAACATAATACCCTACTTTTGTGTTTAGACCTGAaatgtgatgtgatgtgatgataTTATGGTGTTTTTGGGTATCTAACAACCCTGTCCTCCAACAACGAACGTGTATGTGATCATTCGCGTCTTGGGGGTATCTGACTGTCCTCTTCTACCGTCGCGTAATCCTCACTGTCTAAAGAtacttcctccccgccgccgcaaccCTCTGCCTAAAAACCGGACTCCTAATCTCCATATTCGGCGCCTTGTAAAACGGGCTCATGACCGCCTTGACATAATTCTCGTACACCTCCCCCATAAAAttcttgatggcctcctccGTCTGGGGAGACGTAGGATTCGCCCCGACAGAAGTAGAGTTCACCCTCGACGAGGCGGCCGCCTGCGCCGTGTTGGCCTCCCCGTTGGCGGCGGGGACAGAAGTGGTGGGCTGGTGAAGTAGCAGAAATTTGACGTTGGAGGCGGTGACGAAGGCGGAGATGTAGTTTTGGAAGAACTTGTCGATTACTTTTAGGTAGAGGCCTGGCTGGGTCCACTGGAGCTCCTCGACGATAtcgagggaggagtggaGGATGAACTGGTTGAGGTGGCGGGCTTGGTCAGTGAAGCGGGGGTGGCCGTCGCCGCCGGATTTGGAGGTGCCGAATTCGTGTTCGAAGAGGGGGGTgtcgaggggggagaggatggcgaagTAGTAGGACATCTTTTCGAGCTCTGTCTAGTAGGAGATATCGGGGGATAGAGGGGAGTGGTTGCGCCGGGATCGTTCGCCGTGTGGGGGTTTGGTATGTTGATTTCGTGTGGATGTGTTCAGTCGGAATCGATagtcttcatcatcggccgATCAGGGGCTGGGTATCAGTCAAGCGTATTGTAGATTCTTGGATGTTGGAGATAGCTTCAGCATTTCATCGATAAGCCGGACAGGACAGCTCCAGAAGGTCACCCATCCCAGGCGCTAGCGCTGCAAGGCGGCAGCTGGGAGTGGGTCGCGGGGTGCCCCATAAATCAATCAACGGGGCGCTCGGCGCCCAGTGATTGGCCTGCCGCCGGCGAGCCACGATTTTTTGGAAAAGAGGCCCGCCGCCGACAAAGTCCCGAGCGGTTTGAACGTCCGAgtctctccaacccccccctccccaaccccagcagaCAAACGGTCAACATGTTTGGGGCCTTCAGAGCGACGAATTCCCTGAGCGGGGGTCTTCTATGGTAATACAGAACTATCCACCGAGAAATATGTCACGGGCAACGGGCTGACGCAAAAACAGGAAGATCCCATGGCGCCTCTCCCCCACGCAAAAGTACCGCCAACGACAGAGGCTAAAGGCCGTCGATAACGTCGTCGAGACACTGAGCACGGCGCTGGCAAAGAAGGGCGAGACGGTCAAGTCGTTGGAGCGGTGGAAGGCCGAGATGCCTACCGAGGCTGAGATGCTGGCGAAGGACAAGTACACCATTTTCGACCGGAAAGAGAAGAGATACCGCAAGGGCATTCACAGTACGTGGGATTTATACAGGATTTGGGTAAGGCTGGTATTGGCGGCTAACATGGACTCTAGAACTCCCCAAGTGGACTCGCGTGTCGCAAAGACTCAACCCACCTGGTTTCTAAACCAGAGACGATGGGCGTAGGCTTGGACATGTATATCCTGTGTATTATACCAAATGAAATCCAAGGCGTTTATGATGGGATTTGATAGAACAAAATCGATATTCTAAACTACACTTGATGTTTAATCACAAAGGTCCAGACAGGAGCCCGGGCTCCGTGGTGATTGATCAGGATTCACATCAGCTATACAGCCTTCTAATAGTCGGCCAATGCAGGCCTGGAAGTAACACATTATGTCTGTCGTACGTGGAAAAATCATTCTTTGATGTTTCCAGGGTATCAAGTTCCGATCAGTTGGCCAGCGCAACCAGTCAACAATCTTAGCCCACCTATCTCAGCCGTCCGTCATCAACAAAGTCCCTGCCTTCACGCTCCCGCGCAATAGCGCGGCCGAGGCCACCGCGACCTTCATCGTAATCTTCGCGGTACTCGTCACGCACCTGTCCTCCCGACTTTCCGCGGCCATACTGTCGACCCTCCTCGAAACCAGGATCCAGATCCGTTCTAATGATACGTTCGTCCAGCTTGGTTCCTCCAATATACTTCATACAATCCAGCGCATCCTGATGTGTGTAGTACTCAACAAAGCAGAACCCACACGGCGTCTTGTTGAATCTGTCGAGCCCCATGACCAATCGCTTGATTTCGCCACATTTGCTGAAAAGCTCGTACACTTGCTCctcggtggtgaagaaggaccTAAACAACAGTCAGCCTTGTAGACCTCGGGAGGCTTCGCgtcgagagaggggggaCTTGCAGGTTGCCCACATAAAGAGTGGTGGCATTCTTCAATGGGTCGTCGTCCTCCCGGTTCTCGGGGTGCATGCCTGCTGtgtcgtcatcgccatcacgTTGGTCCTTGTCGAATCGTCTTCGCTTGTGCTGTACAGTAGTTGCAGTGGTTAGATGCCATGTCTTTGCGGAAGTCGAAGCTAAAGTCAGACGAGGGAACTCACTCTGGCGTTGTTAAAGTAGGCGCTTGGGCGGTCAAGACGGTCTACTGTGGCGCGTACTCCTCTCATCTTGATGGGTATAATTTTCGTGATAAATGTTTGTTGAAAGTTGAACCGTTGCCTCAGCCTGTCGCATCTGTCAGCGACTTTCAATTCTAGGTGGGCCCCTGCGGCAGCGCACCAGACAGGGGTGGGTCCAGTGATAGCATTGCCAAGACACCTGTGCCTGCCACAAAATCAAAAGCTAGCGAGCTGGCCGGGCGACGCCAGAGGAACGCGCTAAGAGAACCAGCAGCTCCTTTGAAGAGCTTCCATTTCCAGCCATCTCGAACAAATCAGCCctgcttctttttttgctgtATACTTTGGGCACTGCCAACTGTTTGATCACATCACACCCTGACGCATCGTGCCAGTCCTCACTCTTTCCGCGATATCGATTTCGATTTGACGACAGTTTGGACAAAGCAAAACCTTGCAATCGCAACACTACCACGCCCTGCGCTGGCAGCGAACATGCCCAGAGTCAAAAGCTTCGCACCCAGTTGGCTGAATGAGCCCAGCCCAGGCCATAAGCTCTTTGAGCCCTCCAGCGACGAAACGAAAACCTCTTCTTTGGCATATAACAAGAAACCGAAGCCAGGCCCCCGGAGAGCTATTGCGCATCGAGGAACTGAAGTTTTTGTGGCTGTGGGGAAGCAGATAAGATGGGGAGATTTGGTCGACCTGAAGGAATCTTGGGAGACCAAGCAGGCGCATACGGGTGGTGTTCGCTTCAAGAAGGAACCAAACGACTTTGAGGTCTACGATGAGGAGGCTGCAAACGGACATTCTGGTCCAGAGGGGTACAGGGTAAGCAGTCGTGCCGGTCCTGGCGTCGTCGGTGTAGCTCTGTTGCTAATCATCTGTCGCATAGATCATCAAAACACCCGTTGCCGAAGACATTCGCCAGCTGGTCATGTCCCCAAACAACGACTTTCTCGCCGTCTTGACGTCTCACACTGTTCACATTTGCATTCTTCCCGACTCGACCCATCTCAACGCCCGCGATTCGACTCCTTTCAAGCCCAAGTTTTATACGCTCGGGCCTACTACTCACGTCACTTCTCGATCGGCCGTCGTCTCGGCAATCTGGCATCCGTTGGGTGTTAATGGCACAGCGCTGGTCACTGTTACCGAGGATGCTGTCGTGCGGATCTGGGAGTTGTCAGCCACTGACCGCTGGAGCTTTGACGCCGCCACCTTGGCTGTCGACCTCAAAAGGCTGGCAGATGGAACCTGTGTGGATCAGGACTTTAGTGCCTCTGTATCAGCGACGAACAAGGCGTTCTCGCCTGATTCTTTTGACATGGAAGTCGCGGCAGCATGCTTCCCAGCTAGAAACTCCGGTGGCTGGTCGCCAATGACTCTGTGGATTGCTATGACGGGAGGCGACGTGTACGCCCTGtgccctcttcttcccaagCGTTGGGCTCCGCCTCCAACACTTATTCCTTCCCTGTCAGTATCGATTGTCTCCAGAGTAGCGACTACGGAGGATAGCCCAGATGCCACATATGAGGATCGTCTTttggcccagcagcagctgcagtGGATGTCTGATCTGGACAATCAAGAGCCAAAGATTGTGGAAGCTCCCGGTGGAAATGGCGAGGTGGAAGTTTACAGCCGGCCAGCTCGTCCGGGAATTGTTCCAAAATTACAGGGACCTTTCGACTTTGACCTAAACCCCGAGGACGAGCAGGACGATGAGGTTGAACTAAAAGACATCTACGTCGTTGGAGAGAAGCCAAATATGTCGGATCTGATGATgggagaagatgaggagctgctcatggatgaagagggggagaatgGGCTGTCCCTCTCCGTCGTTTGTCTGCTGTCTACCAGTGGCCAGGTTAAAATCTGCCTGGCAGCCGAAGGGGTGGAAGCTGAGTGGTTGCCCTCAAAAGTTAAGAGCAAGCTGAGGCCATCTTCTGCGACCCCCAGAACACAAAGCCTGCTCACTTTTCAGACATTCGACACTGTCAAGCCCGCAGAACTTACGCCCGACAGTTGGCCCATGTTTAGCGAGGATGCCACTTCCAAGTATTCTTTTTACGTGACCAACCCTGTCGGCATCACTCTTGTCAACCTGGAACCTTGGGTTTCACGCCTCGAAAGTGAGCTCTCGGGCGAGTCGGAAGCTGGCGCAGATTTTCGCATTGATGTGTTGGTTCAGAGTCATAGCTCAGAGCGGGAGCGAGTGTTTACTCAGCCTCGAGGGCTTAATGTGCTTTCAGCGCCTGTTGTTATTCGCGACCAAGACATTGGTCACCTTCTGCTCTCATCCACTCATAATCAGCCCATCGCCATCTTTTTCGACACGCCAGAGCTTGAGCTCGTGCATGTTGCAAGAGACTCGCCGATTGTCCATGAGCAATTGGAAATTCCCGAGCCAGAAGTGGTGTGGCACCCCCGGCCTGTTTTCCATCCCTCGGATGTGCTGGTTAGCAACAAAAACGCCGTGTCGGCGTGGGTTGATCTTCTCAAGACGGGTCGGAGAAGACCGTTGCTTCAGCAGGAGATCAGGTTGTCCATGGCGACGCTTGAAGTGTTCACGGAGGGTCACAAGGTAGCTAGCAACGAGGTGTTTGAGATCCAGAACGCGGTAGCGGAACTGTTCAGGAAGTGCGAAGCGCTTCAGTTTGAACTCAGAGACCAGCTGATCAAGGCAGgggaggtcaagaagagaaTTGATACGATCACGGGCGATGACCTaggagaggaagacgacgatCCTATTTCGATCAACGAGCTCACCAGGTCACGCATTGATCAAGCGCAGAGACGCCAGGAGGAATTGGCCAGCAGGATGGAaaggatcaagaagaagctcggccGCGCCACGACTCGCGACCTGagcgacaaggagaaggcttgggtggaggaggtgaagggcTTTGAGAATAGCATCTTTGGATCCGAAGTCGATACCTCGCCCATTGACTCCAAGACCAGACAGCCCTGGAAGCGGTTCGAAGAGATTAAGGAGCTCAGCGACTCGCTTCTGGCGCAGGCCGAGCGGCTGCAACGGAAACAGGGAGAGGCGTCTGAAAACGGGCCCGCCTCGCCGGCGCCTAGCGTGAGGATCCCGGCGGATATCCGCAAGGCGAAGATGGCACAAGTCATGAGCTTGTTGGATAGGGAGTCGATGATGGTAGATGCCGTGAAGGATCGGCTTGAGAGATTGACGGTTGGGTGAAGGGCTCATGCAGGCAAAAAAACGTGCTGTTAGATGATACTAGGTAGCCTAATACAACAATCAATTGTTACGCCAAGGGGTGACAGGGCACCATCCCCGGCATTGTGAAGGGCAATCGGCTTCTGAATCCTTCGGTACAAGCATAAAATGTCACGTATATGCTCAAGCAGCCCTACAATGCCGGGAAGGACGGATCTTGACATTTTGCTCGGCATCAAAACTGAAGCTGAGGTGCGACGATCGTGAACGATTGGACGGGAATTGTTATGATGTGGAGGCTGATGCGGGTGTTCCTGGTTGGTGGCTTGCTTGCCAATTGGACTTGGGACACGGATAATTATATCCAATTGTATCATACTGTAAGTCAATCCCAAGAATTTGGAATTATACAGACTGTGTTGACTCTTGGCTTGGATGGTCAGAATGAGGCTTGGGGGGCAGATCGATATCACTCACTCTTTCGGCGAGCTCGGACACCGCTCTTCGGCATCTTATCGGTCTCTTCACCGCCGGTCAACGCCTGCATCTGCCACAGCGGTTAGGGCTGTAAATCACAGAGCAGATATCGATGTGATGGAACGCCTCGAACGAATTTCTCAATGGCACACAAATTTCACATTGTCTTCGCAGTCCGGGTCCACCAAGGTACACAGCATCTCAGTCAGATGTGATATGATCAAGCCGATCGCCAAAAGGTGCGGACCGTGGTTGTATCACACACATAGAGCATAAAACGGCTTCATCTTTGCCATCGACATGGCAACACAATAACAATGTCTGCGTCCGTGGCTTTGGATGGATGGTTGAAATACAACAAAGCAATGGTATCCGGCCGGACACACAACGTCAAGTGACTACCCATTCTGGTTTCGTGCGAGACAAGAACGGTGTCTAACCGATGGGTACGCTTGTAGTACCTAAGGTATGCCGGCTGCTCATCTTGGTATTTCTCCTCTTTCCCTCATCCACTCTTTTGCCGGGCGACTGAGCCGCTCAACGACTTCTATATTGACGGCATTGGCATGCAGTGTATCTGCTCACCGCGTGGCTGTTATGTTCTTATCCCGGGGCATCCGTATAGTTTGGTACGCTTCGGAAACCCCCAGTTTTCTGTCCTGTCACCTACATATGCATCACCCGGGCATGCAAAGTCCGCCTCGTTTTCCACTCGTCCTCGAGAGTCCAGACACACGGCTCTGTTTCTgtcaccccccctctccattTCCCGAAGGGCCTCATGCCTTGTCACGGGTGGCCCCTCTTGAGGAAGCACAAACGTTGCCGGTGTGAGACGTTGAGCTTTCTACAAACAGGTATAAGTATGTAGCCCATCCCTACCTTCGTCCAGTCTTTCTTTCTGGACTTTGAGACTTCAGTCATATCATCACCAGCTCGTCTACCCGGGGTTGGATTACCCAATGCTAGTACCCTCTTATTACTTTGACTCTGCCCAGAAAACACCTACCCGGCACCATCTCAGCTCGAGCATGGCTCCCATggctcctccgccagcaaTTGACTTGCGTTCTCAGGTTATTGGTACGTTTACTCACCGCTATATGTCCTACATCGAAGCCAAGCCGTTCCCTGCAGGTTTGTCAGTCTCAGCCACTAATATGGTCTCCTCCCCAGAAAACTGCAAGTTCTTCAGTCGTCAGGATGCGGATATCTCGTTGGTCACGGCGCTGGAACCTCTGGGCAAGTTCAAGGCCCTGGTCCTGAGAGTCGAGCAGGGCGAGCGGGAGGTCCTCATGTCCGAACTCGCACCTTCTCTCCAAGAGGCCATCCACGGCCTTCACCTCAAGTCTGCCACGGCTGTGCAGAACTACATATCTACCAATGGATACGTCTTTGCCGCCAgcctcaagaagaagcggagCCTCAAGCCCTCGAGTGACGACAGCGAGGACGGAAGCGACAGCGACACTGCCTCTGTTTCTTCGACTGTGACGGTTGACCAgtccccttccaccacctacGAGGAGGAGTCCTTCTCAGACAACGAGACCGTCTCCGTCACCTCGACTGGTCTGCTCAAGAAGCGCGCCAAGGGTAAACCAGCCACGATTCCCAACCCATACACCCAAGcaccccccaaatcccaaccCGCCCGCCGCTCTCGCTCCCGTTCCCGGTCCCCCGCCCGATCTCGCTCCCGCTCAAGGTCATCTGATGAATCCTCCGAAAACGAGCTCGACTCGGACGTACAAACGGTTGTCCCCCTCGTCAACCGCCGCCCCCCTTTCTTCAACGGCAATGGGTTCTCCCAACGTGTGCGCTGCGTCCCGCCGCGCGGGTTCCAACCCATGAtggctcctccccctccccctccccccccaggaccacccaacccccaagcAGGGCCGCCGTTGGGCTGGATGATGGGACACCCCCATTCTTACAtcacacccaccccccctgcGGTCCCTACCACCAAATCTAAcgtccctccccgccttAATGGTACCAATCCCACACCTCATCGACCTAGCGGTCCGCCCCAGCACGACATCCTCCTGCACATCCACTGGCGCCACCACGGCGAGCAACGCACCCTCGAGCAAGGCCCCCTTTCCGTTTGTTCGCTCCAGGACACAGCCCTCGCCTACGTCAGACGCTCTCCGGCGTCGTTCTCCAACGTGACAACGGCGGATAAATCCCCTGCTCGCCTCTGGCATTTACGGGCAACGGTTGTCAGCGTCcaggttgatggggaggactACGATTTGAGAAACTACCCCGGGGATGACCTGACACGGTTTATCTCTGCGTTGGGGccgaagggggtggtgaggttcgaggttgaggttgtgtcgatggggggtgagggtAACCAGGGACAAcagcaggggcaggggcaggggggCAATTTGCCCGGGATTAGGGCtgtgatggggggtgggaagaatgggaatgggaacgGGGGGATGAATATGTGTTCTTGGCCTATgccgatggggatggggatgccgatgccgatgccggGGGGGATGCCGGTGATGCATAtgggtgctgctgctccgccgcctcctccccctcctccccctccgccgccgccgccgagtgCGGGGACtgggcagagggaggagtagAGTAGGGCTGGGGATCATAGGATGTGAtgattggggggaggggtgggcggATTGGGGAGTGGTTGTCTAGGGCGGACATGGCACAGCAGGACGGTAAGGCTACGGCCGAGATGTGGGCTGCTGCAGGACGGGAGGACAAATGTCATGATATGCAGGTAAGGAACCGGGCGTTTCTACTGTTGTTTTCTCGCTTGGGGTTTTTCCTTTGATGGTTTGGTTCTCGTGTCATGGTCATATGATGACCGTGTCATCGGCGCATGACACTAAACAAAAACACactgggaaaaaaaaaaaaacatgtaTCTCTCCTTGGTATAAGTGAGCGTCTTAGTTTCTGAGGGGTTTTCTGGCTTATCAACAACAcgttttctttcttggtctctgtttctttttggggCATGGGGTTACGGTACGGTATAGGGTACGGTACGTTTGGGGGGGCAGGTTAAAAAGACTAGGGTAAGGAAGGGAAAAGGAAGCACTCCGAGATGTTTGTTACCACGTTTAATTTTCATTACTGTCTGTCTGGTGGCCATGACTGGAGTTGTTACGAAATGCAACCACAACGAAACGCAGCTGTAGGTACCTAATGTTATCACACTGATGGAACAAACCTTCAGTAACCAGACTATCTGCTTCCCGCCCTATCTCCATGTGTTGGATATCATTAGCTCTTCCGGTCCCGTCATCTCGAGATGATCTACACACACCAATGCAAGGCAAATCATCACCATATTCATGCTCATATCCGCCTCTCGGCCGGGTACTCACTCCGCCCTACCTCCTACATCCCAGCCAATGTTTTGATCTTGGATGCTGTGACAAAGTGACACAACAACGGGGTCTCTACTGCAGAAGAACAAGTTCGTCTCTCTCTGTGGGGGTAGCACTACATGATCAGTTTACAGCATATTCAGGCGTGGCAACATGAGATATAAAGTGCTTCTAGAATAAAAATGTGAAGTGGCATGATTTGTAATTGTCGTACTGCAGGTGCTTTTTGAGAGAAAACAGACCTACTTAGTCGCATACGGCTAATGTGTTGTGCTTACCTTACTTGCATATGGTATGTTGATGGTCACGGTGACGGGCAGGATGCCGTGCGAGTACCGGTCAGTAGTGTAGATTTAATCTATTTGGTAGATCTGCGGGAGTGAAAGAAGTGAGGTTGAAATCCGGTTTGGTGTTTTAGTTTGGGGTTACATGACAACACTACCAACAAAATGACGAGACCTGTCCTGGTGGTTCGTCTTTGTCGAAGAACTAGGAGTTTCAAGGAGTCAATGGGGATGGTACCTTCCTCCCATCTCTTCCACGGAGAAGTTATTCCGGGTTTGTTTCTCCGTGGAAACACCCAACCCGTCCCATCCATATATCGCGCAGATCAAAGGTATACAGGGCGAGACTCGAGGTAACCTCAagcttccacctccacctaCCACAAAAGTCACGATATCTTCCTAAAATAATTGCCTGCCAGTAAAGCCTCACTCTGTTCACCTTTGGGCGTAGCTAGTGCAAGCTAGCCCGCCCTTCCGCCGATCAGGCTTGATTTTGCCACCACTGTGATACCTTTCCGTCGTGACCTCGCAGAAGAAGACGCATATGACAGAGTACTATCTCTTAAACATGGTCCTCAATCAAGTCCTGTGATTGAGGACTTTGCAAAAGTGCACATTCAGGGCGCACAGAAACCGTATCTTAGCCAAAGGCTTTAACCCAGCTGCGGATCACGTCGAAGTGAGGTGATTCACAGAACTGGCGGTCTGGGTGTATTAGACCTATCATGCTTCGAGTTCATCACTCCTTCTATCGAATCCTATCAAGACGAAGCAGAGCGGCATCAAACACACCGCCCCTAAGCCGCCCTTTGTCACGAGGACACCAAAACGCCAAGACGTCGTGATGGCTTCAACTTTCTCCCTACCAAGAAACCAACAGCAAGGTACCCACCCACATTTCTTCCCGTCCTAATAACATGACCTAGCTTGTCTACCGTCCCCCGAGAATACACTGCCGCCAAACCAAGTGAGACACTCCCCGCCCTGCTACTACTCCAACTACATGTCCCGTCTGTAGATCTATCACCTGCTTTCTTCAACAGCCCAGCCGATAAAACTCGGGCAGCCAATATGCATGTTTAGGGGCGCCCACTCCCGACTGCACCCACACTCCCCGAACCCATACTCATCAGAGGTTCCAGGCGCCCATACGAACAATCCCTTTTTGGGAGACAGCGTTACCCGATGATCTGACCCTGTTTCTGCACGGTATCTTTCCCTTACACCACACCCCTtttacctcttcttcccagtTTCTAGACATTAATGTcatccaaaaaaagaaagaaatcaTGATTGCCCCTGCGTCCCCAGGTCGTCCAATGGTTTCCATCTttggcaccaccaaccacttGCACCAATTAGGTGTATCGTTCATCACTTACACCATACATCGGGCACTTCACACCACTTAGTTAGACCTTTCACTTACACCACTCACTCACACCATTCTTCCACCTTTAcccgcaccaccaacaaaagtacttcccaccatcacatcaccacaAATTTAACACAGCACAAAACCAATGTGCTCAATAGCCGTTATCCGATCTGCATAAAaatcttccccttccatcACGCCCACGATTGCAACCCCATTCCCGGATTCTCCCACATAGCAGCCTCCCCGAAACCGGCAAGAATCTGCAACATTTCAAGGCTGACGGCAGCCTTGCGGGATGATCATCACACCCTAAACCAACGACTATCGTCTGAGCACGTCGTagtaaaaaaagaaaaaaaaatgaagaCTGCAAACTACTGGGAATATGGGGCCTGAAAAAAACAGTGAAGAGTATTCTTCAAAAGTGCCTTACCTAGTCAGTAAGTGTCCGGAAATGGCTGACCATGACCACCAATGTCATACGGCAACTCTATGAAACTGAGTTCCCTCTTCTGCGTTTCTCTCACCTTGATAAGAAAACATCCTTCCTACATTTGAACAAGGGAACAAAATCTTCAGTATAACCAGCATATCTTCACACAGTCGGCGTCAACatcccttcttctcattcATTAACACCAACTACCCATCACAACTATCTATATCCAcagcccccatccccttTAACAACCTTTAACCCCCATCTTCCAACACCGAAAAAACCATGGGAATCTTGCCACGTATAACCGCCAAACTTTCCAACTTTTCAAATACATCAcgccccctttccccatATCTACAATCAAACAGTCATCATCCCTTTTATatgaaaataaaaaacgCCGTCCAAGATATGCTGGCTGTGCTGCTTCCTTGCTTTTTGTTTGTAAAAATATGTGTGTCTTTGTGTGaccgcctccccccacccaacaccaGAAACCATCTTgtaaaaaagagaaaaaaaaccacgCTCCTATTAACCCCCTCT encodes the following:
- the HHF1_2 gene encoding Histone H4 (EggNog:ENOG503P3ZX; COG:B); amino-acid sequence: MTGRGKGGKGLGKGGAKRHRKILRDNIQGITKPAIRRLARRGGVKRISAMIYEETRGVLKSFLEGVIRDAVTYTEHAKRKTVTSLDVVYALKRQGRTLYGFGG
- the TRS20 gene encoding TRAPP subunit (COG:U; EggNog:ENOG503P2JW; BUSCO:EOG09265GGX); translated protein: MSYYFAILSPLDTPLFEHEFGTSKSGGDGHPRFTDQARHLNQFILHSSLDIVEELQWTQPGLYLKVIDKFFQNYISAFVTASNVKFLLLHQPTTSVPAANGEANTAQAAASSRVNSTSVGANPTSPQTEEAIKNFMGEVYENYVKAVMSPFYKAPNMEIRSPVFRQRVAAAGRKYL
- a CDS encoding hypothetical protein (COG:J; EggNog:ENOG503P4KD) — its product is MFGAFRATNSLSGGLLWKIPWRLSPTQKYRQRQRLKAVDNVVETLSTALAKKGETVKSLERWKAEMPTEAEMLAKDKYTIFDRKEKRYRKGIHKLPKWTRVSQRLNPPGF
- the CBC2 gene encoding nuclear cap binding complex subunit (BUSCO:EOG09264G04; COG:A; EggNog:ENOG503P268) — protein: MRGVRATVDRLDRPSAYFNNARHKRRRFDKDQRDGDDDTAGMHPENREDDDPLKNATTLYVGNLSFFTTEEQVYELFSKCGEIKRLVMGLDRFNKTPCGFCFVEYYTHQDALDCMKYIGGTKLDERIIRTDLDPGFEEGRQYGRGKSGGQVRDEYREDYDEGRGGLGRAIAREREGRDFVDDGRLR
- the NUP82 gene encoding Nucleoporin nup82 (COG:U; EggNog:ENOG503Q4MS), translating into MPRVKSFAPSWLNEPSPGHKLFEPSSDETKTSSLAYNKKPKPGPRRAIAHRGTEVFVAVGKQIRWGDLVDLKESWETKQAHTGGVRFKKEPNDFEVYDEEAANGHSGPEGYRIIKTPVAEDIRQLVMSPNNDFLAVLTSHTVHICILPDSTHLNARDSTPFKPKFYTLGPTTHVTSRSAVVSAIWHPLGVNGTALVTVTEDAVVRIWELSATDRWSFDAATLAVDLKRLADGTCVDQDFSASVSATNKAFSPDSFDMEVAAACFPARNSGGWSPMTLWIAMTGGDVYALCPLLPKRWAPPPTLIPSLSVSIVSRVATTEDSPDATYEDRLLAQQQLQWMSDLDNQEPKIVEAPGGNGEVEVYSRPARPGIVPKLQGPFDFDLNPEDEQDDEVELKDIYVVGEKPNMSDLMMGEDEELLMDEEGENGLSLSVVCLLSTSGQVKICLAAEGVEAEWLPSKVKSKLRPSSATPRTQSLLTFQTFDTVKPAELTPDSWPMFSEDATSKYSFYVTNPVGITLVNLEPWVSRLESELSGESEAGADFRIDVLVQSHSSERERVFTQPRGLNVLSAPVVIRDQDIGHLLLSSTHNQPIAIFFDTPELELVHVARDSPIVHEQLEIPEPEVVWHPRPVFHPSDVLVSNKNAVSAWVDLLKTGRRRPLLQQEIRLSMATLEVFTEGHKVASNEVFEIQNAVAELFRKCEALQFELRDQLIKAGEVKKRIDTITGDDLGEEDDDPISINELTRSRIDQAQRRQEELASRMERIKKKLGRATTRDLSDKEKAWVEEVKGFENSIFGSEVDTSPIDSKTRQPWKRFEEIKELSDSLLAQAERLQRKQGEASENGPASPAPSVRIPADIRKAKMAQVMSLLDRESMMVDAVKDRLERLTVG
- a CDS encoding hypothetical protein (EggNog:ENOG503PGTT), coding for MLVPSYYFDSAQKTPTRHHLSSSMAPMAPPPAIDLRSQVIENCKFFSRQDADISLVTALEPLGKFKALVLRVEQGEREVLMSELAPSLQEAIHGLHLKSATAVQNYISTNGYVFAASLKKKRSLKPSSDDSEDGSDSDTASVSSTVTVDQSPSTTYEEESFSDNETVSVTSTGLLKKRAKGKPATIPNPYTQAPPKSQPARRSRSRSRSPARSRSRSRSSDESSENELDSDVQTVVPLVNRRPPFFNGNGFSQRVRCVPPRGFQPMMAPPPPPPPPGPPNPQAGPPLGWMMGHPHSYITPTPPAVPTTKSNVPPRLNGTNPTPHRPSGPPQHDILLHIHWRHHGEQRTLEQGPLSVCSLQDTALAYVRRSPASFSNVTTADKSPARLWHLRATVVSVQVDGEDYDLRNYPGDDLTRFISALGPKGVVRFEVEVVSMGGEGNQGQQQGQGQGGNLPGIRAVMGGGKNGNGNGGMNMCSWPMPMGMGMPMPMPGGMPVMHMGAAAPPPPPPPPPPPPPPSAGTGQREE